The Sabethes cyaneus chromosome 3, idSabCyanKW18_F2, whole genome shotgun sequence DNA window taagggggcatagtaccttttcaattttttaaaacctaatttttttttattgattatttcgaaagattaacattttgaccatatgtgtttgaagtcgtttgcatgaattccaaatgttgacaaagttacagctatttgtaccgcgcatgtctggagcgattaaacaacgagtaaaaacttcaacgtcgtttttctcgaaaccagattttgaaagtcggtaccataaatatctcaagaacggctcaagcaattcttatgattctttttttgtttgaaagccaacaaaattatctagtgtttgacccatccttttcttgatattgtaatttttgtattttttagaaatgtttaaagtcaattttttcgcttaaaaaccatacttttatgtatcaatgtccgccattttgttatgtgttcggattctaaaaaaggatggatcaaacacgagataattaaatgttctctcatgtcgttttggaatttttcaattcggataagcccccagcgccaatcaatggtaccgcaattcatggagtataaaatgcaatgtttcgaatgcaaaaaacccgattcaatttgcctttcgcgttatcgagaaaaaatatttgaaattaagcaaaaaatatggtgtaaaaggtactatatcccttaaaaaagagctatttttgcgtcattggcatttagcacaaaacctgttacacttaaatttttcaattggattttacgtatttgttttagcatgaagcaaaagtgtaatctacagaatctatataagtaatttatataagtaaagcaaaattttcccaatttgttcgccctatgtaaaaaaattcccaaattatgctaaacgggacaattcttgtatcattaaaagtaatacacagaagaatgaaacaagttatttgagaatacaattctgaagatttatatataccTTTATTGTATAgaaaactctaatattggaacttcgaattgagttacggagctaatattccaaactctatttaaagtggatATCCCTGCATCTACggccaacatcgtaaaaatggttggaatcaaatttttgtttcctggactaacgtcctgtattttccatataaatacagcaaaaagttttgctgtaagtttaagttttgacaaaactcagatgagaaatagtttacacacgttaatcaagcatataccaaagtttcaaaacacctttagcgcgctgaccgaaaaccctaaggccaataaaattcaaccggatcctgtagtcacaaaatcagactcgtctgagtaaaaagaagcagccacttctgatgatTAAGAAcgtcaacttcctcaccctcgagaaactttgtgatgcccaaccttCCTACAAAACTATCCGGTttagcaataaaatcatctgtgcgtcaatggaggatttagaaattaggtaaaggcctgtataatgatatggtgcaaaaaatataaaatttagatcaatatctggaccattttcgaactggatatgcctaaaaaaataatatcgtatttgataattttctaaatagtttagttaaaataatcatgaggctcagaataaagtaaaattaggccattacaaatattttataaagtttttgtccttccggtgttgggccactgaagggggggtaacaaagtaaattttttaatcgagcaaaaaacatgggttttaagcatttttatttaaagtttaagcgtgaaaaccaaatctgttcttgcttttaatatatacgttattattttccatgcaaaaatgtacaaaaagaagacaaaaacgagagaatttttttggacgattttcggaaactccgaattcgaatttccatttttgtttcgtgctagaagtgttaagtacactcatttttcgagtttttcaggctggatagcacacggacaattgattttatactcatagtctacaaattttttttaggcccccgatttttcaagtcaatttctaaaggcccccccccctttgacaaaaacttggggtgacaaaaacttaaaaaatattttgcaaagaccttatattccgccgataagtaagccggttgacttcacatcaccttttgatcgattgacagagattaaaaatcagtttagtaaaatattcaaaatcatgcaacccgactaacgttgtactacgtcatccgtggtcacatcttatacacaacccctctgattttttttcttgggggatgtaaagttttctttaagcacctctcccctctgacttgtgacaaaattaatacctccttgtccaccgaaattgagtgaccctgagatctaaaatattcaactgtaccaaatagaaaataggaaggttcacctattttctatctggtacagttcttcatcgactatcatttaaaattaaaacctagtatctaaccttacctttaaacctagtagaattaccaagtctaattttttcaagcaccatttacagtatgctttcgaatttgacaacaaatgcgtgtcgcctatgttgccaaaatcgaaaccgtggcaaaatctagaccatttttcaactgaaaaaattgcatataaatgtgtcaaaaattgaataattaccactaattaacgaatttttcacgattgcaacggttttatattcaaaatgttcgacaggggctgtcgcaaacctttagatactttgcagtaagacgtagtcctacgtcagtaaaagtccgACCTTTCGatatatgtagtcactaaataaaaactcgaaccccactgtacttgataaactacgtttaatacaacccaagcaacacagcttgttataaaatagtataacattacatacatcagaacttctctattaccagaaaagcgcaaaaaatttaagtctaatcaaacaacaattgaaagaagtatgtatcagggtatttcataccattttaaaacgttattatagcataagctacaacttgttcctCCAGTAGTTgagatttagtaatggagatataataaaaactttgtgttgacatgttgacaaaaacaaacattattcatttgatatgagctgtcaaataaattcatgttatcacaaaacatcgcaaaaccttaataatttgtaatttgtaatttgtttgtttatttcttacGATAGCCTGTTAGTTTGAAACTTTTGTATCAGGTCAAGGAAAATACATTAAGGAAAATAGGTACAATGTGACTAAATAGAACATACAAATTAGATAAGTATTATTCTTAATAAGTAAGCACTAACAATAAACAATTAAACCAGTCTTTTTGTACAGTTTTTGAAGGCAGACAGAGTTGGCTTTAATTTAGCGTCTATTGGGAGACCATTCCAGCACGTGGCTCCGTATATGAGTACGCTTTTCCCACTGCTTGTTGTATGCCTAGGAATGATGAGACATCGCGTTCGTTGTTGCTGCCCGGGTTGCAGATGCTGTTGAATATAGCCAGGTTGGTTACCGTAGTAGGCCTGTCGTATGAAGCAACAGATTCTAAGTCGATAGTTAGACGGTAGATCGACTCCGAGGATAGAATTTCGAACAGCTGCGGTTGTGTCTCGTCGCCGCAGCTTGTAGACAAATCGTACAGCTGATTTGAAACATCGTTGCAATTGATCTTTTAGGGTTGCTGACAGTCCAGGATAGTATACAATATCGCCATACGTGAAGATGGGCATTACCACCGCTCTCACCAGCTTACATCGTGTCTGCAGTGAAAGCACCGCGGAAAAACGGCGAAACGTGCGTAAAACGTTGTAGGTTTTCATGACGACGTCGTTCACTTGATGAGCCCAAGTCAAACTGCGATCTAGTTTAAGTCCAAGGTTCGTTACTTCATTAGAGAGTGGCACTATTTCACCACAAAAACTAATGCTGCTTTGTGGTAGTATTGGCCCAGTCTTACTGAAGATGATGGCTTGAGTTTTCTTTGGATTAGGGGCCAACCGGTTTGCATCGGCCCAGTGCACAATGGCTTCGAGGTCTGTGTTGATGGCTCGTACAAGTCTGTCCACATCAGAGGCTGGACCAGAAAAATAGACCTGCAAATCATCAGCGTATAGATGGTAGCTGCATTTTAACGTCGATGGCAGGCTGTTTATGTACAAGCTAAAAAGAATCGCGCTCAGACAAGACCCCTGGGGAGTTCCATCGTGAACATCTCGCTCCTCTGATAGGATTCCACCCAGGCGGACCGATTGCTTTCTGCGTTCCAAGAATGAAGCCACCAGATCGCATGCTGCATCCGAGAAAAGGAACTCATTGTGAAGTTTAGTCCCAAGAATCTGATGATCTACGCAGTTAAATGCGAGAGAAAAATCGACAAGGACCATGACCGTGCAAGTGTGGTTGTCGAGGTTGGAATATACATCATGTACTACTTTGGCAAGAGCAGTAGTAGTACTGTATGATTTTCGATAGCCCGATTGATGTTTCGCCAGCAGAGGAAAAGGCACGTGTGGATTATCCAGGTACTCCGTGATTTGtgaaagaaggattttttctagCACTTTCGACATGGCAGGTAGTACACTAATTGGCCGAAAGTCTTTTGGCTGGGTTGGGTTGGATTGTTTAGGGATGGGGGTGATGATAGCTTTTTTCCAGTTGGAGGGGAaggatttagattcaattatAAAGTTGAACAGGTGGGACAGGTGTGGAAGGATAAATGGACATAATAATTTAATGAAGGAAATAGGAATTTCATCCGAGCCAGTTGCATTCGTTTGGATTGCGAATATTTCACGACATATTTCGTTAGTGTTTGTGCGACGGAAGTTGAATTCGGTTGCACCTCGATCAATCGTTGAGCGGTGGAGGGGTGCAAACGGTGTTCTGACTTGGTTTGCGCCCTGCACCTGGCGATGGCCATCGCTGAAGAAACGGTTTAGCTCATCCGCATTAGTTTCTTCGGTATGTGGGGTCTTTTTCGCATTATTATGTACACCTTCTCTTCTTAAGTTGCACCACAGTTGCTTCGCTGGCAGAGTATGATCGAAATGCTGCTCGGCATATCGTTTTTTGGCTTCGAAAATGAGGGAGTTGGCTCTGTCGCGCTTTCGTACATAGTCCTGCCATTGGCCATCTCCTCTGGTTCTGTTCGGGTTGCGTGAATACAGGGTATATGCTAGTGATTTCAGCTCCACAGCATGCTTGATATGTTCCGTGATCCATGGTGTTCGTTTGTCACGTACTACAATTGTGCGCTCAGGAGCATGGTGCTGGAGTAGATTCTTGAGTTCGGCAGTAAGTAGATCCGCCTTCACCGAAGAGTCCTCAGCAGCGTAGAAGTGTTGAACGTCTTTTGCTTGGAGGTCGGCTTGCAGCTGGAGAGAATTAATGGCTCGGAAATTTCGAACACGCATGGTTTGGGGAACAGTTCTCTGCAGCTTGATGTTCGCTAGTAAGTACACTACCTCGTGGTCCGAAATTGTACTGCCTATAATGGTTTTTGATTTAATCACCGAACCTGGATTGTCGGTGATCAGCAGGTCAATCGTTGTTGTGGTGTGATCGGTGATGCGTGTGGGACCAGTAGGAAGGATTGTTAAGTTGAAGGTATTGTTGATATGATGCAACGCTGTGTGGTTTGTTGTCGGACGAGTCGAGgcaatattaatattaaagTCACCAGTCACAAATAGTCTGTCATATCCAATATCGAGTAGATCGAGAAGCATTTTTTCGTAGCACTGAGGGAAATGGGGATTAGAACAGACTGGATTGTAGAGAGCTACCACACAGATATTCAGCTCATTGATCCTCACTTTTACGGCAAGAAATTCAAACCTTTGACCGACGGGGACGGTTGGGTCGAATGTTGATTTGAGTATTGGTGTAGCTTTGATTCCTTTACGCACGTATAGCCCGATTCCTCCACATGTCTTTGTACCACGTCAATAtcaataataacgacacatgttttcaaagtacgtttatagtactcttaaacgactactttccctgaagaacttgttttgtgtgttacttgggaagttatattacatatttttaatgaatggtttaaatttttgaaactaataggcgacataattttttatgacgtagaaatcgtttcaaccatatctgaacaacaggtaataataaattcccaatatacaaatgtcacacacagatacatacatcacgcatatcaAGTctctgaaacattgttcaattgttggggtgatataaaaacaagaccctcggcgattgtgactgatttcaaatttttcaaccgactttcatacctttctaacagagtataagaaaggtaaaagctgttcaaccttgtgtcctattaataaataacagtagtatagttgtactattaaaaaaaattctttgttattattttgttcatttacatggaagaaactatagcaatccaaatttaggtccatttcaaaatcaaaaataggtccaattcaagatcatgttgggtccattcaagatcaaaaaaaggctttggcaaaaaacgatatatttaataaaagtttcatcaattatacatttttaaagtactgataatgtagaaaaaaagtGTTGGTACTtcccaacaaatagtaacatcaccacatattatttataaatgacgagtaaattgagcaggagtgcgagtggtggtgttaaaaagcgctaaataggtccattcaagatcaattaccctactaCAGTGCAATCTACAAAGAAAACTGAACCGTGTAATTTTTtaattacataatattgcttACATTTAACGCGTCGAATtaaattattgttttaattttaatttagacttagtaaagtcaatattttcgcaatgttggttatgggcgatcatcatctgatttaaaGGCCCGAATTTGGCATAGTTTTTGCGACAGTGACTTgtgctaaatatatttcggttccgcaattgacggttcggtacataaaagctgagtttagataaaaaaaaacctgatttaatccacctattggtgaaaggaacctttgttatacggtcttacttgctatatgagatagaaatcgacacgtcttcggaacataattcatctattagttaacgttgcattgtgcgttggtttacataaaaattttggaaattgaataagcttacaaaatttgaacaaaatagtagcacttacaaattttgatagttctttttctcatgaaattgctgagtaagttgttactaatgtgggtaagtgcaagtaaaagtaagttgtgagaagaaatattattctttaacatatacattgcgtagtaaaggtctagtttataggtttttgaactatgcataactatgcatcaataaggtcttcttgaaaaaatttcatcaatttttattaaccttcggttacccacgctgttgtatactgaataacatgtgtaagtttttgaatgccatatttaccaatcggtgtttaactaacgtatattcttcaaaaaaatgttcagcaaaatgtctgaattattcaatgcaataatactttaaattgttaggaaaatagatcagcataaaccgatagcacagaaacgaagcaagcagcatgtgaggtgtacccaaggttgccaccaggttttcccgaaaatctggcgaacacgaataaaagtgtctggcaaaaatctggtggtaaattagtccgatggggaggcgttttgctgaaaaaatcttgctcgttttgctcaccgtagatgcaaaattttgtccaaaattagaagtgatgacctttttgcaagacggataatcgaaaatctggcacagtgccaaatatctggaaggttttaagctttgtctgttggtctggcgcgcaatcaaaaatctggcaaaacccagatttatctggcatactggcaaccgtaggtgtaccgctattggccccaaactggaattttttcacgttacttcatatggaaaaatgatgtctgtatgtagcaaaactatcagcaaatgtaaaatgtttaaaatgtatccgtcagttggtagtcgagtaattcggggttaaaatcagggtatttttataatcaaagttctacagttcctaaacaagcaaacatagaggtatactattttcagcaaagttgtgtatttttactatttgtataactttgtaacacatgaaaaagtcatgtcatacaaaaagagctaaaatagaaaaactgattttacaaatacagaaacaataaataagatttctctgtcttcgcttctatctcaggttacagtcttcagcaaaatttcttgtaataataggctctaaaactttgcagaacatatcaatgtgttatattgaaactgaaaaaaaaattttttcacttgtagggggattaatccaaatttaaattgcaccagatgatagagcattcaatttcaagaaactcttccaaaggttcgataaacttaaaaacaagttttcctagtcaaaactctagtgcgcacgttttctttggttttgggttattgtgcgcgcgagtaactgtgttgcaaaagttggcgcgagcgttcgaggattgatatcttttgaccggtaaaaccaattcttatgaaattttgcatatatattcgtagtgtcaaaacctctcgtttgatattaaaataattgaaattaggtaaattatcttggttaaaatcattgtaaattattgttaattttggtgtggcgtatacgattgctcataactttcaaattaaacgtccaatccaaaaaccattcaatagtgatctatccggctatattacctgccaaataaaactaatagcgcataaatcggcttggccatctctgagaaacaggcgatcatttgaaccttatcaaaaatggttttttaaggctaacttttaaactgcttgtccgttttcaataaaacttggtaaaaagtttagtaacagcaagagctttcgtttggtactaagatcgttaaaattggttgcgtagttcaggagaaacgcgtgtcacgtagttttcacatttttgcttataacttttaaacgaaacgtcggaccgcaaagcaattcaatagtgatat harbors:
- the LOC128740010 gene encoding uncharacterized protein LOC128740010 — encoded protein: MLLDLLDIGYDRLFVTGDFNINIASTRPTTNHTALHHINNTFNLTILPTGPTRITDHTTTTIDLLITDNPGSVIKSKTIIGSTISDHEVVYLLANIKLQRTVPQTMRVRNFRAINSLQLQADLQAKDVQHFYAAEDSSVKADLLTAELKNLLQHHAPERTIVVRDKRTPWITEHIKHAVELKSLAYTLYSRNPNRTRGDGQWQDYVRKRDRANSLIFEAKKRYAEQHFDHTLPAKQLWCNLRREGVHNNAKKTPHTEETNADELNRFFSDGHRQVQGANQVRTPFAPLHRSTIDRGATEFNFRRTNTNEICREIFAIQTNATGSDEIPISFIKLLCPFILPHLSHLFNFIIESKSFPSNWKKAIITPIPKQSNPTQPKDFRPISVLPAMSKVLEKILLSQITEYLDNPHVPFPLLAKHQSGYRKSYSTTTALAKVVHDVYSNLDNHTCTVMVLVDFSLAFNCVDHQILGTKLHNEFLFSDAACDLVASFLERRKQSVRLGGILSEERDVHDGTPQGSCLSAILFSLYINSLPSTLKCSYHLYADDLQVYFSGPASDVDRLVRAINTDLEAIVHWADANRLAPNPKKTQAIIFSKTGPILPQSSISFCGEIVPLSNEVTNLGLKLDRSLTWAHQVNDVVMKTYNVLRTFRRFSAVLSLQTRCKLVRAVVMPIFTYGDIVYYPGLSATLKDQLQRCFKSAVRFVYKLRRRDTTAAVRNSILGVDLPSNYRLRICCFIRQAYYGNQPGYIQQHLQPGQQQRTRCLIIPRHTTSSGKSVLIYGATCWNGLPIDAKLKPTLSAFKNCTKRLV